A region of Pyxidicoccus parkwaysis DNA encodes the following proteins:
- a CDS encoding M20/M25/M40 family metallo-hydrolase, whose translation MQALALREDRFLDVLRRLIALTPKLQNNPSAGLVPEERLAAQVVLDVLAPHIQSGFIHAESLAGPGNESRPSLVLTVKGTGDGAIGFVGSHFDVVPADEKGEGWERNPFALWEGPGGVLYGRGVTDCLGHVAVITDLLAQLAERNERPRRTLKVVFISNEESVDIPGLGLGYVAQQGRLKDLIGQPVYWLDSANFGPSVGTGGNAIWELKVTGVGGHSGMTQNCVNALELAMSASLELVRFFGTVCPPTEDEKKWGFLSASSLKSTVMEASNMKETKIPSDVTVRGDIRVTPFYDLKEVMRTLERFVRELDARIQRDDVPAGFPRTRTAAGRSGSLAFRFVGGGTEGIACKLDSPGLQALKEAIQHVRGVPATPFSLTGSLPLVKDLQREGCDVQITGFGDMAYYHAPNEQARLEDFRQGFSILRELLVRL comes from the coding sequence ATGCAAGCGCTCGCCCTTCGTGAGGACCGTTTCCTGGATGTGCTCCGGCGTCTCATCGCGCTGACGCCGAAGCTGCAGAACAACCCCAGCGCGGGGCTCGTCCCCGAGGAGCGGCTCGCCGCTCAGGTGGTGCTGGACGTGCTCGCGCCGCACATCCAGAGCGGCTTCATCCACGCCGAGTCGCTCGCGGGCCCGGGCAACGAGTCGCGGCCCAGCCTGGTGCTCACCGTGAAGGGCACGGGCGACGGCGCGATTGGCTTCGTGGGCTCGCACTTCGACGTCGTGCCCGCGGACGAGAAGGGCGAGGGCTGGGAGCGCAACCCCTTCGCGCTGTGGGAGGGCCCCGGCGGCGTCCTCTACGGGCGCGGCGTCACCGACTGTCTCGGCCACGTGGCGGTGATTACGGACCTGCTCGCGCAGCTCGCCGAGCGCAACGAGCGTCCGCGCCGCACGCTGAAGGTGGTCTTCATCTCCAACGAGGAGTCGGTGGACATTCCCGGGCTGGGCCTGGGCTACGTCGCGCAGCAGGGCCGGCTGAAGGACCTCATCGGGCAGCCGGTGTACTGGCTGGACAGCGCCAACTTCGGTCCTTCGGTGGGCACCGGCGGCAACGCCATCTGGGAGCTGAAGGTGACGGGCGTGGGCGGGCACTCGGGCATGACGCAGAACTGCGTCAACGCGCTGGAGCTGGCCATGTCCGCGTCGCTGGAGTTAGTCCGCTTCTTCGGCACGGTGTGCCCTCCCACCGAGGACGAGAAGAAGTGGGGCTTCCTCTCCGCGTCCAGCCTCAAGTCCACGGTGATGGAGGCCTCCAACATGAAGGAGACGAAGATTCCCTCGGACGTCACCGTGCGCGGCGACATCCGCGTGACGCCCTTCTATGACTTGAAGGAGGTGATGCGGACGCTGGAGCGCTTCGTGCGCGAACTGGACGCGCGAATCCAGCGCGACGACGTCCCCGCCGGCTTCCCTCGCACGCGCACGGCGGCGGGCAGGAGCGGCTCGCTGGCGTTCCGCTTCGTGGGCGGGGGCACGGAGGGCATCGCGTGCAAGCTGGACTCGCCCGGGCTCCAGGCGCTGAAGGAGGCGATTCAGCACGTGCGCGGCGTGCCGGCGACGCCGTTCTCCCTCACCGGTTCGTTGCCGCTCGTGAAGGACCTGCAGCGCGAGGGCTGCGACGTGCAAATCACCGGCTTCGGGGACATGGCCTACTACCACGCGCCCAACGAGCAGGCCCGGCTGGAGGACTTCCGCCAGGGCTTCTCCATCCTCCGCGAGCTGCTCGTGCGGCTGTGA
- a CDS encoding 5'-nucleotidase, with product MKLPLPLLLCAVLLLSANVFAAPRQVVLLFTGDNQGEIAPCGCKAEPQGGLARRKTAVDTEKSRGLPVVLLDAGNALFRKPLRQDEPLVTQRAELVLEQMESLGTAAMAVGHRDLSQGLAWLRKAAQGPKKKMKLLSANLVDKAGKTPFAASTVVQAGGLKVGVVGVSPEGEVPGEPTLKGRAPIESALTEARKLRQKSKVDVVVVLAAAPYQEAVKLALLAGDAVDFVVESHENKGIGIGALVGSHTAVFPGGELGRQLTRLELNVDGPGPSVDLGVASRSRQQLVVVEGNLLKAHERLAAEKDEATRADLSRTIVELEGRMRQLESEVEVKAPAGGRAHQLSYLTLGLAVADDPAVKAKVEQLEPPGTAAAAH from the coding sequence GTGAAGCTCCCACTCCCACTGCTGCTGTGTGCCGTATTGCTGCTGTCCGCCAATGTCTTTGCCGCACCCCGGCAGGTGGTGTTGCTCTTCACGGGAGACAATCAAGGTGAGATTGCGCCGTGTGGCTGCAAGGCGGAGCCGCAGGGCGGGCTCGCGCGGCGGAAGACGGCGGTGGACACGGAGAAGTCTCGCGGTCTTCCAGTGGTGTTGCTGGATGCGGGTAACGCACTGTTCCGCAAGCCATTGCGTCAAGACGAGCCGCTGGTGACACAGCGCGCTGAGCTGGTGTTGGAGCAGATGGAGTCGCTGGGCACCGCGGCCATGGCGGTGGGACACCGGGATTTGTCGCAGGGGCTGGCGTGGCTGCGGAAGGCGGCGCAGGGGCCGAAGAAGAAGATGAAGCTCCTGTCCGCCAACCTGGTGGACAAGGCCGGCAAGACGCCCTTCGCGGCGTCCACGGTGGTGCAGGCCGGCGGCCTGAAGGTGGGCGTGGTGGGCGTTTCGCCCGAGGGCGAGGTACCCGGAGAGCCCACGCTGAAGGGCCGCGCGCCGATTGAGTCCGCGCTGACCGAGGCGCGCAAGCTGCGTCAGAAGAGCAAGGTGGACGTGGTGGTGGTGCTCGCCGCGGCGCCGTACCAGGAGGCCGTGAAGCTGGCGCTGCTCGCTGGGGACGCGGTGGACTTCGTGGTGGAGTCGCACGAGAACAAGGGCATCGGCATCGGCGCGCTGGTGGGCAGCCACACGGCGGTGTTCCCCGGAGGAGAGCTGGGCCGTCAGCTCACGCGGCTGGAGCTGAACGTGGACGGGCCGGGGCCCTCGGTGGACCTGGGCGTGGCGTCGCGCTCACGCCAGCAATTGGTCGTGGTGGAGGGCAACCTCCTCAAGGCGCACGAGCGGCTGGCCGCCGAGAAGGACGAGGCGACGCGCGCCGACCTGAGCCGCACCATCGTCGAGCTGGAGGGCCGCATGCGCCAGTTGGAGTCGGAGGTGGAGGTGAAGGCTCCCGCCGGCGGGCGCGCGCACCAGCTCTCGTACCTGACGCTGGGCCTCGCCGTGGCGGATGACCCGGCGGTGAAGGCGAAGGTGGAGCAGCTCGAGCCGCCGGGCACGGCCGCCGCCGCGCACTGA
- a CDS encoding zinc metalloprotease encodes MDESAKQAEPQTDVQGAALVDRCGNPDFDAESVARIEADFETLKARQALKGEVHAMATNINVYVHIIKSSTGTGGVTTTQINNQISVLNAAYASAGFSFTLAGTDTTNNGTWYTCTGGSCETQMKNALHKGTADDLNLYTNNMGGGLLGWATFPWSYSGAPLMDGVVVLQSSLPGGSTTNYNLGDTATHEIGHWMGLYHTFQGGCASPGDSVSDTPPESTPASGCPTGRDTCSGGGLDPITNFMDYSYDSCMNTFSAGQISRMASMWSSYRAGK; translated from the coding sequence GTGGATGAGTCTGCGAAGCAGGCCGAGCCCCAGACGGACGTGCAGGGTGCGGCCCTCGTCGACCGCTGCGGTAACCCCGACTTCGACGCCGAGTCCGTGGCGCGCATCGAGGCGGACTTCGAGACCCTCAAGGCCCGCCAGGCGCTGAAGGGCGAAGTGCACGCGATGGCCACCAACATCAACGTGTACGTGCACATCATCAAGAGCTCCACGGGCACGGGCGGCGTGACCACCACGCAGATCAACAACCAGATTTCCGTCCTCAACGCCGCGTACGCGTCCGCGGGCTTCAGCTTTACGCTGGCCGGCACGGACACCACGAACAACGGTACCTGGTACACCTGCACCGGCGGCTCGTGTGAGACGCAGATGAAGAACGCCCTGCACAAGGGCACCGCGGACGACCTCAACCTCTACACCAACAACATGGGCGGCGGCCTGCTCGGCTGGGCGACCTTCCCGTGGAGCTACAGCGGCGCTCCGCTGATGGACGGCGTGGTCGTCCTCCAGTCGTCGCTGCCCGGCGGCTCCACCACCAACTACAACCTGGGCGACACGGCCACCCACGAGATTGGCCACTGGATGGGCCTGTACCACACGTTCCAGGGCGGCTGCGCCAGCCCCGGCGACAGCGTGAGCGACACGCCGCCCGAGTCCACCCCGGCCTCCGGCTGCCCCACCGGCCGTGACACCTGCTCCGGTGGCGGTCTGGACCCCATCACCAACTTCATGGACTACAGCTACGACTCCTGCATGAACACGTTCAGCGCGGGCCAGATCAGCCGCATGGCCAGCATGTGGAGCTCGTACCGCGCGGGCAAGTAA
- a CDS encoding ATP-grasp domain-containing protein, protein MKTETGTVVLVGSREDIHIQEVARRLGVEGVEAVVVDTLAFPDETRMSLSESLDGIIVDGRSVGRPAAVYLRGLHTSPLAFMVDAQEAMDEDWRTTLTAFREKATLLNGLVARWEQLGVPMYNPVSSDWVMNKPVQLAALRAAGLPVPRTLWTNDAEAVRRFAAGGRVAYKPVTGGAATRELLPEDLTDERLSALSSAPVTFQELLPGEDIRVYVLDGEVIAALRIVTSALDFRQNEERLEPIELPPDVAQNCVKACEVLGLRWTGLDLKRGQDGELKFLELNGSAMFLGFDAGGGTDIAGHFTRALAKHAKRS, encoded by the coding sequence ATGAAGACTGAGACAGGGACGGTGGTGCTCGTGGGCTCGCGCGAGGACATCCACATCCAGGAGGTGGCGCGCAGGCTGGGTGTGGAGGGCGTGGAAGCCGTCGTGGTGGACACACTGGCCTTCCCGGACGAGACGCGGATGTCCCTCTCGGAGAGCCTGGACGGCATCATCGTCGACGGGCGCAGCGTGGGGCGGCCCGCCGCCGTGTACCTGCGCGGCCTGCACACCAGCCCCCTGGCCTTCATGGTGGACGCACAGGAGGCCATGGACGAGGACTGGCGCACCACGCTCACCGCCTTCCGCGAGAAGGCCACCCTGCTCAACGGACTGGTGGCGCGGTGGGAGCAGCTCGGCGTGCCCATGTACAACCCCGTCTCCAGCGACTGGGTGATGAACAAGCCGGTGCAGCTCGCCGCGCTCAGGGCCGCGGGCCTGCCCGTGCCCCGCACGCTGTGGACGAACGACGCGGAGGCCGTGCGCCGCTTCGCCGCGGGAGGCCGCGTGGCCTACAAGCCCGTCACCGGCGGCGCCGCCACGCGCGAGTTGCTGCCCGAGGACCTCACCGACGAGCGCCTCTCCGCGCTGTCCTCCGCGCCCGTCACCTTCCAGGAGTTGCTGCCCGGCGAGGACATCCGCGTGTACGTGCTGGACGGCGAGGTCATCGCCGCCCTGCGCATCGTCACCTCCGCGCTCGACTTCCGGCAGAACGAGGAGCGCCTGGAGCCCATCGAGCTGCCGCCCGACGTGGCGCAGAACTGCGTGAAGGCGTGCGAGGTGCTCGGCCTGCGGTGGACGGGGTTGGACTTGAAGCGCGGCCAGGACGGCGAGCTCAAGTTCCTGGAGCTGAACGGCTCCGCCATGTTCCTCGGCTTCGACGCGGGCGGCGGCACGGACATCGCCGGCCACTTCACCCGCGCGCTCGCGAAGCACGCGAAGCGGAGCTGA
- a CDS encoding peptidase domain-containing ABC transporter, which yields MPRSRLAVALQPYPLRRQLEKADCGPACLEMIAAYHGARHELSALKEIAFVQTSGTSMADLLTTAQKLGYNARAFGVEDFSDLDDEEGQAMLPCIISWEENHFVVLYRLTPKEALIGDPALGLRRIPRSRLGEYWNGILLTLEPTDAIFRPLEAPGTPATSSRSGSLRRFVRGLWHYRLLLLQVLLTTLLLQGLALAQPFLIQGLVDKAVGGRNVALLPAVGVGLAVLVVAQVFVSATRGAGLFLLSSGYSALLLAQFWKRLLSLPVSFFARRHRGDLRQRIEDHKRIRRILQSASVSVLLDLVMLVGYGVMLFLYDATVFGIFFAGAAVYTVWTLLLMPRRTVLDQMRFTADADATRLELQMLGGIQTLKACGAERQARARWEKTQAREVEAGRSIWKHDTLHFSGAQLVNQGVYVGILVYEAQLVLAGQLTLGQMVATLSILGMALAPMQNLVMFIHQLQDVFISLRRVDIVYDAEPELRDDAVPTQGVLTQAPELTLEHVTFRYGSPNDPAVLSDVSFTIPAGKMTAIVGRSGAGKTTLTQVLYGLYRTEQGRVLYDGKPIESFDPTALRRSVSFVFQKTDIFDGTLAENIALGDDNPDLERLEHAARTACLDSLLELPNGLKTKIGESGMRLSGGEEQRLQLARAIYRDPRVLFLDEATSHLDAELERAITEALQREAAGRTLVVVAHRLSTVRRADKIVVLDKGRVVEEGTHDTLLAIPGGRYRALVENQMEQH from the coding sequence GTGCCCCGCTCCCGGCTCGCCGTCGCCCTCCAGCCGTATCCCCTCCGTCGCCAGCTCGAGAAGGCCGACTGTGGCCCCGCCTGTCTGGAGATGATTGCCGCGTACCACGGTGCCCGGCATGAGCTGTCCGCGCTGAAGGAAATCGCCTTCGTGCAGACCTCCGGCACCTCCATGGCGGACCTGCTCACCACCGCGCAGAAGCTCGGCTACAACGCCCGCGCCTTCGGTGTGGAGGACTTCTCCGACCTCGACGACGAGGAAGGTCAGGCGATGCTGCCCTGCATCATCTCCTGGGAGGAGAACCACTTCGTCGTCCTCTACCGCCTGACGCCGAAAGAGGCCCTCATCGGCGACCCCGCGCTCGGCCTGCGCCGCATTCCCCGCTCGCGGCTCGGCGAGTATTGGAACGGCATCCTCCTGACGCTGGAGCCCACCGACGCCATCTTCCGCCCGCTGGAAGCCCCCGGCACGCCCGCCACGTCCAGCCGCTCCGGGAGCCTGCGGCGCTTCGTCCGCGGCCTCTGGCACTACCGCCTGCTGCTCCTCCAGGTGCTGCTCACCACCCTGCTCCTCCAGGGGCTCGCGCTCGCGCAGCCCTTCCTCATCCAGGGGCTCGTGGACAAGGCGGTGGGCGGGCGCAACGTCGCGCTGCTCCCCGCGGTGGGCGTGGGGCTGGCCGTGCTCGTCGTCGCGCAGGTGTTCGTCTCGGCGACGCGCGGCGCGGGCCTCTTCCTCCTGTCCAGCGGCTACTCGGCGCTGCTGCTGGCGCAGTTCTGGAAGCGCCTCTTGTCCCTGCCCGTGTCCTTCTTCGCGCGGCGCCACCGTGGAGATTTGCGCCAGCGCATCGAGGACCACAAGCGCATCCGTCGCATCCTCCAGAGCGCGTCCGTCTCCGTGCTCCTCGACCTGGTGATGCTGGTGGGCTACGGCGTGATGCTCTTCCTGTACGACGCCACCGTCTTCGGCATCTTCTTCGCGGGCGCGGCCGTGTACACGGTGTGGACGCTGCTGCTCATGCCCCGGCGCACCGTGCTGGACCAGATGCGCTTCACCGCGGACGCGGACGCCACCCGCCTGGAATTGCAGATGCTCGGCGGCATCCAGACGCTGAAGGCCTGCGGCGCCGAGCGTCAGGCCCGCGCCCGCTGGGAAAAGACGCAGGCGCGCGAGGTGGAGGCCGGGCGCAGCATCTGGAAGCACGACACGCTCCACTTCTCCGGCGCGCAGCTCGTCAACCAGGGCGTATACGTGGGCATCCTCGTCTACGAGGCGCAGCTCGTCCTCGCCGGCCAGCTCACGCTGGGGCAGATGGTGGCCACGCTCTCCATCCTCGGCATGGCGCTGGCGCCGATGCAGAACCTGGTCATGTTCATCCACCAGTTGCAGGACGTCTTCATCTCCCTGCGCCGCGTGGACATCGTCTACGACGCCGAGCCCGAGCTGCGCGATGACGCCGTGCCCACGCAGGGCGTGCTCACCCAGGCGCCGGAGCTGACGCTGGAGCACGTCACCTTCCGCTACGGCTCGCCCAATGACCCCGCCGTGCTGAGTGACGTGAGCTTCACGATTCCCGCCGGGAAGATGACAGCGATTGTCGGCCGCTCGGGCGCGGGCAAGACGACGCTCACCCAGGTGCTCTACGGCCTCTACCGCACCGAGCAGGGCCGCGTGCTCTACGACGGCAAGCCGATTGAGTCCTTCGACCCCACGGCCCTGCGCCGCTCGGTGTCCTTCGTGTTCCAGAAGACAGACATCTTCGACGGCACGCTCGCGGAGAACATCGCCCTCGGTGATGACAACCCGGACCTGGAGCGCCTGGAGCACGCCGCGCGCACCGCGTGCCTGGACTCACTGCTGGAATTGCCCAACGGCCTGAAGACGAAGATTGGCGAGTCCGGCATGCGCCTGTCCGGCGGCGAGGAGCAGCGCCTCCAACTGGCCCGCGCCATCTACCGCGACCCGCGCGTGCTCTTCCTCGACGAGGCCACCAGCCACCTGGACGCGGAGCTGGAGCGCGCGATTACGGAGGCGCTCCAGCGCGAGGCCGCGGGCCGCACGCTGGTGGTGGTGGCGCACCGCCTGTCCACCGTGCGCCGCGCGGACAAGATTGTCGTCCTCGACAAGGGCCGCGTGGTGGAGGAGGGCACCCACGACACGCTGCTGGCCATTCCGGGCGGGCGCTACCGCGCGCTCGTCGAGAACCAGATGGAGCAGCACTGA